Part of the Paenarthrobacter sp. JL.01a genome is shown below.
CATCAGCCCGGCGCCGACGACGCCGATCTTGGTCACCGGACGTGCCAGTTTACGGTCCGGAGCTCCGGCAGGACGCTTGGAGCGCTTCTGTACGAGGTCCAGGAAGGCGTACACGGTGGAGCGGAATTCGTCGGTCTGCATGAGCCCGGCGAGTGTTTGGCATTCGAGTTCCGCCGATTCCTGCTGCGTCATGGTCCGGTTGGCTTCCATGACGTCCAGCACCTTCGCCGGCGCGGGTGAGGCGTTGGAGGTCTTGGCTTCAACAAACTCCCGGCCTGCGGCAACCGCAACTGCCCAGCGGGCGGCCACGGCGTCATCGGAAGCATCCACCGCGTTCCTGCGCCCGGGTGTGACATCGCCTGAAATCACGCGAGCCGCCCATGCCAGGGACTGTTCCACGAAGTCCGCGGGCTCGAACATGGCGTCGGCCACTCCGAGCTCGTAGGCCTGGGGTCCGGTGAGTGTCCGGTTGTTGCTGAGCGGGTTCTCGATCATCACCTTGACCGCATTCTCGGGGCCAATGAGACGGGGAAGGATGTAGACCCCGCCCCAACCCGGCACCAGGCCGATGAAGGCTTCGGGGAGGGCCAGGGCGCCCGCACCAGTCGAAACGGTCCTGTAGGTGGATTGAAGGGCGATCTCCAGCCCGCCGCCGAGCGCCAAGCCATTGATGAAGGCGAAGCTGGGTACCCCGAGGTTGGCCAACGTGCTGTAGACGGCGTGGCCGAGCTGGGCCATCCAGAGCCCGTGCTCGCGCTCCTTGAGCGTCTTCACGGCGGAAAGGTCGGCACCTGCGACAAGGAAGTAGGGCTTGCCGGTGACACCGACGCCGACAATTTCGCCGCGCGCGGCCCGCTCCTTGAGGCCCTCCAGGACGTTGCCCAGCTCAACCAGGGTGTTCGGGCCCAGCGTGGTGGGCTTGGAGTGGTCCAGTCCGTTGTCCAGGGTGATGAGGGCAAAAGTACCCACACTGCTGGGGAGCTCGATGTCCTGGACGTAGGAGTGCGTAACAACTTCGTCGGGGAACAGTGCGGCGAGCTTGTGGAAATCTGCGGCGCTCATGCGGCGGCTCCTTCGGTGGGGTCGGTGGTGGTATTGGCCGGCTCGGGGAGTGAGGATTCGTAGTCGGCATGGTGGGGGTTTTCCCAGATGACGGTGGCGCCCATGCCGAGGCCGATGCACATGGTGGTGATGCCGTAGCGGACGGACGGATCCTCTTCGAACTGCCGCGCAAGCTGGTTCATCAGCCTCACGCCGGAGGAAGCAAGCGGGTGTCCGACGGCGATCGCCCCGCCATAGCGGTTGACGCGGGGGTCGTCGTCGGAAATGCCGAAGTGGTCCAGGAAGCTGAGCACCTGGACAGCGAAGGCCTCGTTGATCTCGAACAGTCCGATGTCTTCGATGCCAAGCCCGGCGTTCTTCAGTGCTTTCTCCGTTGCCGGTACGGGGCCGATACCCATGACTTCAGGCTCGACGCCGGCGAAAGCGTAGGAGACCAGGCGCATCTTGACCGACAGCCCAAGTTCTTCGGCCGCCTCCGCGGATGCCAGAACTGCGGCGGTGGCGCCGTCGTTCAATCCTGCTGCATTGCCTGCGGTGACGCGGCCGTGCGCGCGGAAAGGGGTGCGCAGTCCGGCAAGGTCCTCCACCGTGGTGCCGGGGCGTGGGGGTTCATCGGTGGTGTGCAGCGCCCAGCCCTGGCCCGGCTTCATTGTGGCCACGGGCACGAGGTCGTGCTGGATCTGCTCGTTCGCGTAGGCGGCGGCCAGCTTGGCCTGGGAAGCTGCTGCGTAGGCGTCCGTGCGGTCCTTGGTGATCGCGGGGAAGCGGTCGTGCAGGTTCTCGGCAGTGTTACCCATGTTCAGGGCTGCGGGGTCCACCAGCCGCTCGGACATGAAGCGCGGATTCGGGTCGGCGCCAGCTCCCATGGGGTGGTTTCCCATGTGCTCCACGCCGCCGGCAATGACGACGTCGTAGGCGCCGAAGCCGATGCCGCTCGCCGTCGTCGTTACTGCCGTCATGGCACCCGCGCACATGCGGTCGATGGCAAATCCGGGAACTGTGCGGGGGAGTCCGGCCAACAGGGCTGCTGTACGGCCGATGGTCAGGCCCTGGTCTCCGGTCTGGGTGGTAGCCGCAATGGCTACTTCGTCGACGCGCCCGGCAGGAAGCGAAGGGTTGCGCCTCATGAGCTCGCGGATGCATTTCACCACCAGGTCATCGGCACGGGTGCCCGCGTAGATGCCCTTGTCGCCGGCTTTGCCGAAGGGTGTGCGGACTCCGTCCACGAAGACGACGTCACGGACGTTCCGTTGGGCATTGCGTGATGGACTCATGTAGTAACTCCTCGTTGAGACATGGCACCGTTGCCCGCGGAGCGGGTTCAGGTTGGCATTAATGCAATGTTACTCATGGGTAACTTAGCGTGCAAGGGCCATGGAGGCTCGGGTTTGGCCGACTGGAGGTATGCGAAAGGCCCGCCGCTCGAACGCGTGTTCGTGCGGCGGGCCTTGGGGCGAAAGCTGTTCCCTGATTACTGATCCTTGGCTTTGGATTCCTTGGCCGGCAGCGGTTTGGGGTTCAAGCAGGCCTCGGTCAGTATCGGCGCGGCGAGGGAGATCTGCCATTCCCTTGCACCGAGGGTGCGCAGTTCATCGGAGATCGAAGCCAGCGACACATCCGCCGGCGGCCGCCAGACAACTCTCCGGAGGTAGTCCGGGGTGAGGAGGTTTTCCACGGGCAAGTTCAGTTCGTCCGCTTTCGCCTGGAGGGCAGGCCGTGCCGTGGCCAGGCGTGCCGCTGCTTCAGGATCGCGGTCCGCCCAAACGCGCGGTGGTGGCGGGGCATTCGTAGGCAGGTGGAGGGGCGGCAGGTCCGTCATGGTCCTGGCCGTCGTGATGCACCGCAGCCAGCGGGGAGCTTCGCGCTGGGCGGACCTCCCATGGAATCCCTTGGTTGCCAGGAGTTGGGGGACGGTGGTGGGCATGGCTTTGGCGGCGGCAACGAGTGCCGAATCGGGGATGAGCCGGCCGGGGGCGACATCCCGTTTGCGGGCCAGCTGGTCGCGTTCCAGCCACAGTTCCCTGACGGCGGCCAGCTGCCTGCGGTCCCGGATCTGGTGGAGGCCCGAGGTCTTCCGCCATGGATCCACCCTCGGTGCCGGAATGCCTGCGGCAAGGATGCCCGCGAACTCCTGTTCGGCGTACTCCAGTTTGCCATCGGCTTCCAGCAACTCGATGAGTTCCTCG
Proteins encoded:
- a CDS encoding HRDC domain-containing protein, whose product is MTPENLENTTAGDPAADTTTHIKVDGFDSHVPEVIDLDTPREGVPLVIDTMAGLERCAAAIAAGTGPAGVDAERASGFRYGQRAFLVQIRREGAGTWLIDPEPFDNLDIINDALRGVEWILHAATQDLPCLSELGMWPDKLFDTELAARLAGLPRVGLAAVIEQLLGFGLAKEHSAADWSTRPLPEPWLRYAALDVEVLAELREELIELLEADGKLEYAEQEFAGILAAGIPAPRVDPWRKTSGLHQIRDRRQLAAVRELWLERDQLARKRDVAPGRLIPDSALVAAAKAMPTTVPQLLATKGFHGRSAQREAPRWLRCITTARTMTDLPPLHLPTNAPPPPRVWADRDPEAAARLATARPALQAKADELNLPVENLLTPDYLRRVVWRPPADVSLASISDELRTLGAREWQISLAAPILTEACLNPKPLPAKESKAKDQ
- a CDS encoding thiolase family protein, whose product is MSPSRNAQRNVRDVVFVDGVRTPFGKAGDKGIYAGTRADDLVVKCIRELMRRNPSLPAGRVDEVAIAATTQTGDQGLTIGRTAALLAGLPRTVPGFAIDRMCAGAMTAVTTTASGIGFGAYDVVIAGGVEHMGNHPMGAGADPNPRFMSERLVDPAALNMGNTAENLHDRFPAITKDRTDAYAAASQAKLAAAYANEQIQHDLVPVATMKPGQGWALHTTDEPPRPGTTVEDLAGLRTPFRAHGRVTAGNAAGLNDGATAAVLASAEAAEELGLSVKMRLVSYAFAGVEPEVMGIGPVPATEKALKNAGLGIEDIGLFEINEAFAVQVLSFLDHFGISDDDPRVNRYGGAIAVGHPLASSGVRLMNQLARQFEEDPSVRYGITTMCIGLGMGATVIWENPHHADYESSLPEPANTTTDPTEGAAA